A window from Cydia strobilella chromosome 9, ilCydStro3.1, whole genome shotgun sequence encodes these proteins:
- the LOC134743961 gene encoding dentin sialophosphoprotein-like, whose amino-acid sequence MKASIIVTVVVVITTQSTYIGSAPYKPRIQIYEIHENPKWKDNSNPNHKTRIIPSTLIPGLNLDNIDKPKILIFPIHKNQNQILKEIIRKIMKDKNEKSDTNNSYEIRKMILNKYEGDTSDSDDDDDSGRYKEKYNSDTSDGDDDVGDGDNDVGDGNEDVGLGDDTVSDGDGNASEDSNDFVDETRSRSRLRKGKEEKLRTSRTSNNEVLFFV is encoded by the coding sequence TGGTTGTCATCACTACACAATCTACATATATAGGATCCGCGCCATACAAGCCaagaatacaaatatatgaaatCCACGAAAATCCCAAATGGAAAGATAATTCTAATCCAAACCACAAGACCAGAATAATTCCATCTACGCTTATACCGGGATTGAATTTGGACAACATTGACAAACCAAAGATTTTAATCTTTCCAATacacaaaaatcaaaatcaaatactcaaggaaattattagaaaaataatgaaagataaaaatgaaaaaagtgaTACAAATAACAGTTATGAAATTAGGAAGATGATATTGAATAAGTATGAAGGTGATACCAGTGAtagtgacgatgatgatgattctgGAAGATATAAAGAGAAATATAATAGTGATACCagtgatggtgatgatgatgttgGTGATGGTGATAATGATGTTGGTGATGGTAATGAGGATGTTGGTCTCGGTGATGATACTGTTAGCGATGGTGATGGTAATGCTAGTGAAGATTCAAACGATTTTGTAGATGAAACACGTTCGAGGTCAAGACTGAGAAAAGGAAAAGAAGAAAAGCTTCGTACGTCACGGACGAGTAATAACGAAGTACTGTTTTTTGTGtga